A genomic stretch from Arachis stenosperma cultivar V10309 chromosome 3, arast.V10309.gnm1.PFL2, whole genome shotgun sequence includes:
- the LOC130969814 gene encoding 60S ribosomal protein L17-like isoform X2 gives MVKYSREPDNPTKSCKARGSDLRVHFKNTRETAFAIRKLPLVKAKRYLEDVLAHKQAIPFRRFCGGVGRTAQAKNRHSNGQGRWPVKSANFILDLLKNAESNAEVKGLDVDALYISHIQVNQAQKQRRRTYRAHGRINPYMSSPCHIELILSEKEEPVKKESQLATSKKSQGLRSGASS, from the exons ATG GTGAAGTACTCCAGAGAACCCGACAATCCCACCAAGT CTTGCAAGGCTAGAGGCTCTGATTTGAGGGTTCATTTCAAG AACACTAGGGAGACTGCCTTTGCTATCAGGAAGTTGCCGCTTGTTAAGGCAAAGAGGTATTTGGAGGATGTTTTGGCCCACAAACAGGCCATTCCATTCCGACGCTTCTGTGGTGGTGTTGGGAGGACTGCCCAGGCAAAGAACAGACATTCCAATGGACAAGGACGCTGGCCTGTAAAATCAGCTAACTTCATCCTTGATTTGCTCAAGAATGCTGAGAGCAATGCTGAG GTGAAAGGTTTGGATGTGGATGCTCTTTACATTTCCCACATCCAAGTCAACCAAGCACAGAAACAAAGACGCCGCACCTACCGTGCTCACGGAAGAATCAATC CCTACATGTCATCTCCCTGCCACATAGAGTTGATCTTATCGGAGAAGGAAGAGCCTGTTAAGAAAGAG TCCCAGTTGGCAACAAGCAAGAAGTCTCAAGGCCTTCGCAGTGGTGCTTCATCCTAA
- the LOC130969815 gene encoding NADH dehydrogenase [ubiquinone] 1 beta subcomplex subunit 2-like: protein MGGGHGEGTTYKGITIHQPKRWHTVAGKGLCAVMWFWVFYRAKQDGPVVLGWRHPWEGHDDHGHGGGH, encoded by the exons ATGGGGGGAGGCCACGGCGAGGGCACAACCTACAAAGGCATAACCATACACCAACCTAAGCGGTGGCACACCGTCGCCGGCAAGGGTCTCTGTGCTGTTATGTG GTTTTGGGTGTTTTACAGAGCAAAGCAAGATGGTCCTGTAGTATTG GGTTGGAGGCACCCTTGGGAGGGCCACGATGATCATGGCCATGGTGGTGGACACTAG
- the LOC130969201 gene encoding 60S ribosomal protein L17-2-like — protein sequence MVKYSREPVNPTKSCKARGSDLRVHFKNTRETAFAIRKLPLVKAKRYLEDVLAHKQAIPFRRFCGGVGRTAQAKNRHSNGQGRWPVKSANFILDLLKNAESNAEVKGLDVDALYISHIQVNQAQKQRRRTYRAHGRINPYMSSPCHIELILSEKEEPVKKEPESQLATSKKSQGLRSGASS from the exons ATG gTGAAGTACTCCAGAGAACCCGTAAATCCCACCAAGT CTTGCAAGGCTAGAGGCTCTGATTTGAGGGTTCATTTCAAG AACACTAGGGAGACTGCCTTTGCTATCAGGAAGTTGCCGCTTGTTAAGGCAAAGAGGTATTTGGAGGATGTTTTGGCCCACAAACAGGCCATTCCATTCCGACGCTTCTGTGGTGGTGTTGGGAGGACTGCCCAGGCAAAGAACAGACATTCCAATGGACAAGGACGCTGGCCTGTAAAATCAGCTAACTTCATCCTTGATTTGCTCAAGAATGCTGAGAGCAATGCTGAG GTGAAAGGTTTGGATGTGGATGCTCTTTACATTTCCCACATCCAAGTCAACCAAGCACAGAAACAAAGACGCCGCACCTACCGTGCTCACGGAAGAATCAATC CCTACATGTCATCTCCCTGCCACATAGAGTTGATCTTATCCGAGAAGGAAGAGCCTGTTAAGAAAGAG CCGGAGTCCCAGTTGGCAACAAGCAAGAAGTCTCAAGGCCTTCGTAGTGGTGCTTCATCCTAA
- the LOC130969814 gene encoding 60S ribosomal protein L17-2-like isoform X1, whose amino-acid sequence MVKYSREPDNPTKSCKARGSDLRVHFKNTRETAFAIRKLPLVKAKRYLEDVLAHKQAIPFRRFCGGVGRTAQAKNRHSNGQGRWPVKSANFILDLLKNAESNAEVKGLDVDALYISHIQVNQAQKQRRRTYRAHGRINPYMSSPCHIELILSEKEEPVKKEPQSQLATSKKSQGLRSGASS is encoded by the exons ATG GTGAAGTACTCCAGAGAACCCGACAATCCCACCAAGT CTTGCAAGGCTAGAGGCTCTGATTTGAGGGTTCATTTCAAG AACACTAGGGAGACTGCCTTTGCTATCAGGAAGTTGCCGCTTGTTAAGGCAAAGAGGTATTTGGAGGATGTTTTGGCCCACAAACAGGCCATTCCATTCCGACGCTTCTGTGGTGGTGTTGGGAGGACTGCCCAGGCAAAGAACAGACATTCCAATGGACAAGGACGCTGGCCTGTAAAATCAGCTAACTTCATCCTTGATTTGCTCAAGAATGCTGAGAGCAATGCTGAG GTGAAAGGTTTGGATGTGGATGCTCTTTACATTTCCCACATCCAAGTCAACCAAGCACAGAAACAAAGACGCCGCACCTACCGTGCTCACGGAAGAATCAATC CCTACATGTCATCTCCCTGCCACATAGAGTTGATCTTATCGGAGAAGGAAGAGCCTGTTAAGAAAGAG CCGCAGTCCCAGTTGGCAACAAGCAAGAAGTCTCAAGGCCTTCGCAGTGGTGCTTCATCCTAA